The genomic interval AATATTTTAAGactatcaatatttttaaagttaacaGCAGTCattccaaacaaaacaaaataactaTCTTTTATCCAATTATTATGATCAATCTTTATAGTTATAAAAGTTCAAAACGTGAAGTAAAAAAACTGTAAAATCAACTAGGAGTATCTAAAGTTTTTGACATATATACTTGCTACACACGAGTATGGTCACTATTTTGAAGTGTCTGTACTTCGCTCTTAACAGCAGCAAGCAGCTGAAGATTGATTAAACTTCCCATAAAAAgcactaaaataattttatcccAGAAAACTTtactcattaaattaaatagctTTTTAAGCATCTTTTTGGACTAGTTAGCACATTTTTGTTAACTTTCCAATTAAGAAGTACAAAATATGCATGTATTACAATATACAAGCAAGGCTTGATAATAGAGCAAACTCCTACAGAAATtgtttttaacatttaatagaTTCTACATTACACATCTGCAATAATCAGAAGCAATATTTTTCAGTAGGGGAATACCTGATATACATCATTGATtccatttttaaatttgattgctAGCACAAGTAAAAGTGaaaaagaaattcaacacaTACCTTTAAGTGATAATTCTTCTGTAAGGATTGCCGAACCTGACCAGTGTAAATGCCACACATCCACCAAGTGAAAAACAAACCCTCAAAAATGAGAAATGATGTCCCTGGGTCAATCATACCATTAAAGATTGCAGTCGCTGTTGCCAGAGCAATGCCACCCTCAATAAAAATGGCATGGCAAATGCATGGTCCAGTCCAAGGAGTGTCTTCATTCAAGCTTTCTACATTGCGCCCAAATAAAACACAAGGACAAAACAGACCTGTCAAGCCTGCAATTAAGGTAGAATGATCACAAAAGCAAGCAATTTTGTCCTTAGTCATAGTAGCaatcaatattactaataaagaCATACCAACAATGTTGTCAAACGCAGATCACAAAAAATAGCGGTTTATTTAAATTCAGTTACGCTGCTATAGCCGCTATTTGAACCATAACAGCTTGTTCAAATTCTACTACACTATAACAGTATAACGCCGCTATAGGCTATAACCACTATTTGACAGCACTGCATACAAATAAATCCTTTATTGAGTGACGGCACAGTCCAGTCATAATTTTACATATAAAGCATGAAGAGATTTTGATGGTAAGAATTACCAGTCAAAGGTAAAATATAAAGTTAGATCACTATTAGTCCAAAGGCTAAACTTACTAGTTCAATATAGATAATATATTACATCCTGATTCTAGTGAAGTTTAACAGCTTGGTCATGGATTAACTTACAACTATCTCTATCTTCAGCACATCCAAAGATCCCAGTCATCCAAGGCTCATCAGCAGGAGGTGCATAGCTTTCAGGTAATGGCTGGCCACATTCCATGCACTTCCGAACAGCCAACTgcaaagtattaaaaaaaataagcaacTATGTGTCTACTAACTAAAATCAAAACACCCTACAAGAAGCACAATCACACTTTTTCGAAAATTCTCATTTTGCTT from Cicer arietinum cultivar CDC Frontier isolate Library 1 chromosome 5, Cicar.CDCFrontier_v2.0, whole genome shotgun sequence carries:
- the LOC101495783 gene encoding cell number regulator 6; this translates as MEERNRYVKLTKEQKPVEDIEPGELNQPIDVPQLAVRKCMECGQPLPESYAPPADEPWMTGIFGCAEDRDSCLTGLFCPCVLFGRNVESLNEDTPWTGPCICHAIFIEGGIALATATAIFNGMIDPGTSFLIFEGLFFTWWMCGIYTGQVRQSLQKNYHLKNSPCDPCFVHCCMHCCALCQEHREMKGRLSDSIGSEMTIVNAPPIQEMKSTDDKESPEASSSNHNEHTNLEIQAL